In the genome of Methylococcus sp. EFPC2, the window GAAGGGCTCACCACCTTGAAGCTGTAGCGGATGCCCTGGAAACCGGGCCTGACGGGCGCCTGGCCAAGGAAGCCGTCAGGGTCGATCTCGCCTTCGGTTTGGACGGAAAACGCCTGCAACTCCACGTCATACTTGGGCGCGTAAAGCGCTGCCAGCACGGCCAAGCAACTGCCCAGGCCGCCGAGCACCAGTTCCACCGGATTGGGGCCGTGATCCTTGCCTCCCAGGGCTTCTGGCTCATCCGTCCGCAGGCGGTGCTGACGCGCCTTGATCTCTACTCCAAATCCCTCACCAGACCAGGCGGATTCCACTTTGAAAGTCAGGTTTGCCATCGTGTTTCTCCTTGATCGATTTGTGAAAACCACAACGTGATAGAACGACGCTTCACAGCCTTTTCCTTGGCGGCCTTGACCGTCTATTGGCGCCAATACTGGCCGTGAAGCACCATACCTCTTCTTGAGAGTCTGAAAAAAAAGCCAGCGATTCGTGATGAACCACTGGCTTCCGGCTATCCGGTCAGCATCAATCAGACGACCCGAAAAAACCCTTACAAAACAATCGATACAGCCGACCGTTGCTCACAGTAAAAGTCCAATTCAGCGAGGCCAATCCCCCGTTCGATTCGAAGCCGCTATCGTGATGAGTGAATGTCTCCCGCCAATGGATTTTGCAATGGCATCGAAAAGGTAGGAGAGCCAATTGGACTCCGCCACGCCAAGACAGCAGCGACATCGGGCCCAGAAGGTTGAATCAGGTCTAGGGGATGCAACCCCAAACCGCCGAAATTTCCGCGCGGCATCAGAATGTTTGCAGCTCGTTGTGCGCTTTGAGCGGTTGCCTCGTCTTAAGGCGCGAAATACGGAGGGAGATGACATAGTTTCTGGCAAAGGTTGGGTTGAGCTTTTGACGCCTGGAACTTCAGGAAAATGGTCAACAACTTTGACAGCAAGAGGCATGCATCGGGTGTCCGGAAAATTCGGCGGTTTGGGTTTGCATCGTTTTCAAGCCGCATCCGAAGCAATTAAATGTCCACGCTGCAAAGCCTGCGTATCAAGCTTGCCGGAAGAGGCGGCAAAGTCCTCCAGCAGCTCACGGATCAAGCGGTTGAGATCGTAGCCTTGGGTTTTGAGCTGCTGCGCCAGCCGATAGGGTACAGGGACTTGAACGGCAGACGGTGCGGGATGAACGGTACGGTTAAGCATCGAATGATCTCCAAAGATGAAAGGGGGAAAGCAATGCCGGATGACAACCCGGTTGGGGATGTTCAGGGATATCCCCCCAGTCAATCCGGCTTGCCGCCAACCTTTGGCAATAGTGGAACTCCATTGGGCTTGGAGTATAAGTAGGTCTTTTTATTCTTAAAAAGAATACATTGTCATTTTGTTATAACTAATTTACTGATATTGACCATTGGCGCCCTTCAGGTAGGGCTATCCTAAGGGCGAGAGATCTGGCCTGACCTCGGTCAATATAAAAGCAACGATCAGGGGGAAGTATCAGGTTTTCTCTGCAGCGCCACGAACGGCCGGACGGCTCCGGCGATCGAACGGCTTTCCTCTGCGGTCGCGCCGTGAGCCGCACGCCTGCGGCATATGCATATTCGGAATTATTCGTTGGCCCCCGTCCCCGGCCGACCTAATCTTCTCTTATCGCCAGGCCCGCCGCCGGGCTCAATCCAGTGGGGAACCCATGAAGCTCGAAACGCTTGCGGTACATGCCGGCTACACACCCGACCCGACCACCAAGGCCGTCGCCGTGCCGATCTACCAGACCACGTCCTACGCCTTCGACGATACCCAGCACGGTGCCGACCTGT includes:
- a CDS encoding OsmC family protein, with translation MANLTFKVESAWSGEGFGVEIKARQHRLRTDEPEALGGKDHGPNPVELVLGGLGSCLAVLAALYAPKYDVELQAFSVQTEGEIDPDGFLGQAPVRPGFQGIRYSFKVVSPSPREAVNALLTHIQGLCPVKDTLAGVPVEVDQTVIDSNEEEIHNAVAA